One segment of Telopea speciosissima isolate NSW1024214 ecotype Mountain lineage unplaced genomic scaffold, Tspe_v1 Tspe_v1.0176, whole genome shotgun sequence DNA contains the following:
- the LOC122647813 gene encoding uncharacterized protein LOC122647813 gives MKLEKVELNSIPIWITFPNLPFHFWNVEALRSIASVIGKPIATDKMTMTKERLSYAHLCVEIEATHDVLEQVAVHDDEGLVFFQKVKYEWCPPSCNSCMIFGHATSQCGANQATQKGNSRKVWRVKAGAGHS, from the coding sequence ATGAAGCTTGAAAAGGTTGAATTAAACTCCATTCCTATCTGGATTACTTTCCCCAACCTTCCTTTTCACTTCTGGAATGTGGAGGCTTTGAGGTCAATTGCTAGTGTTATCGGCAAACCGATAGCCACTGACAAAATGACAATGACTAAGGAAAGGCTCTCCTATGCCCACTTATGTGTGGAAATTGAGGCTACCCATGATGTCCTGGAGCAAGTGGCTGTCCATGATGATGAAGGGTTGGTGTTCTTTCAAAAAGTGAAGTATGAATGGTGCCCTCCAAGCTGCAATAGCTGCATGATTTTTGGCCATGCCACTAGTCAATGTGGTGCTAATCAAGCTACACAGAAGGGTAACAGCCGAAAAGTGTGGAGGGTGAAAGCTGGTGCTGGTCATTCTTAG